A section of the Hyalangium minutum genome encodes:
- a CDS encoding ferritin-like domain-containing protein codes for MRTGPPSSFPRNRRLRRTVAHLLIAIPTLSLTACSAEDDGGCIPYPERPGTRTYYGNLLDGGVPTNDTCMDVCRPQVANAQSCEVDSETVTYLDGGTGTRPVIRCHYISPAYCGSDGRMPEGLQAARVEARCALGVHFAQMAWMEAASVPAFLRLADELKAHGAPDSLVRAARRSAGDEVRHTRAAGALAQRHGASVPEVELAPVAPRSLEAMLLENAKEGCVRETFGAVVAGWQAQHAQDAQVREALRRIAEDELRHAELAWAVAEWAEELLTPEERQRMKDARLEAFHELERKLGEEEPELALIQQAGVPSRDASLQLLRGLRTLIA; via the coding sequence ATGCGTACTGGCCCTCCCTCTTCGTTTCCCCGGAACCGCCGGCTCCGGCGAACCGTGGCCCACCTGTTGATCGCCATCCCCACGCTGTCGCTCACGGCGTGCTCCGCCGAGGATGACGGAGGTTGCATTCCCTATCCCGAGCGTCCCGGGACGCGGACCTACTACGGGAACTTGCTGGATGGCGGTGTGCCCACGAACGACACCTGCATGGACGTGTGCAGGCCGCAGGTCGCCAATGCCCAGAGCTGCGAGGTGGATAGCGAGACCGTGACCTATTTGGATGGCGGGACGGGCACACGCCCGGTGATCCGGTGCCACTACATCAGTCCGGCATATTGCGGGTCGGATGGGCGCATGCCCGAGGGACTCCAGGCTGCACGGGTGGAGGCGCGGTGTGCCCTGGGCGTCCACTTCGCCCAGATGGCCTGGATGGAGGCCGCCTCGGTGCCCGCCTTCCTCCGGCTCGCGGACGAACTGAAGGCCCACGGGGCTCCCGATTCACTGGTGCGCGCGGCCCGGCGCTCGGCGGGGGATGAGGTCCGCCACACGCGCGCGGCCGGAGCGCTGGCCCAGCGACACGGCGCCTCCGTGCCCGAGGTGGAGCTCGCACCGGTCGCTCCGCGCTCGCTGGAGGCGATGCTGCTGGAGAACGCGAAGGAAGGCTGCGTCCGGGAGACGTTTGGCGCGGTGGTCGCTGGGTGGCAGGCCCAGCATGCGCAGGACGCTCAGGTGCGAGAGGCGCTCCGCCGCATCGCCGAGGATGAGCTCCGCCACGCCGAGCTGGCCTGGGCCGTCGCGGAGTGGGCGGAAGAGCTGCTCACGCCCGAGGAGCGCCAACGGATGAAGGACGCCCGCCTTGAGGCGTTCCACGAGCTGGAGCGCAAGCTGGGCGAGGAGGAGCCCGAGCTGGCGTTGATCCAGCAGGCGGGCGTGCCCTCGCGCGATGCCTCTCTCCAGCTTCTCCGGGGGCTGCGGACCCTGATCGCCTAG
- a CDS encoding Kelch repeat-containing protein — protein sequence MTRAGLAVTLMLAVACGEEEAPGNGPPQSSAMTLSRSEHAAVLLPSGKVLVSGGVASSSLSTQVRGAELYDPDTGAWSLTGSLNEPRNTHEAVLLPSGKVLVMGDAHIGNTAELYDPERGTWERTGNMLGGRMFPQAVALPSGRVLVVGGDPGDPTKPSAAELYEPVTGTWAATGSVTTGRVIRPAAVLLPSGKVLLSGGGYSTPVAGAGLYDPASGTWSNTGAMKTPHEGHRVTVLPSGKVLVVGGKGSGGVLATAELYDPATGTWSLAAFMAQGRTGHTLTLLPSGKVLVTGGRNDTSTFSTAELYDPETDTWSSAPPMAEPRSGHTATLLPSGEVLIAGGASDERSLNSSELYTP from the coding sequence ATGACCCGGGCTGGGCTCGCAGTCACACTGATGCTCGCCGTGGCCTGTGGCGAGGAGGAAGCGCCAGGCAACGGGCCGCCGCAGAGCAGCGCGATGACCTTGTCGCGCAGCGAGCACGCGGCGGTGTTGCTTCCCTCGGGGAAGGTGCTCGTCTCGGGCGGGGTGGCCAGTAGCAGCCTGAGCACCCAGGTGAGGGGCGCCGAGCTCTACGACCCGGACACGGGTGCCTGGTCCCTGACCGGCTCCCTGAACGAGCCGCGAAACACCCATGAGGCGGTGTTGCTTCCCTCGGGGAAGGTGCTGGTCATGGGAGACGCCCACATTGGCAACACGGCCGAGCTGTATGACCCGGAGCGGGGAACCTGGGAGCGCACGGGGAACATGCTCGGCGGCCGCATGTTTCCCCAGGCGGTGGCGCTGCCCTCGGGCCGCGTCCTCGTGGTGGGAGGCGATCCCGGTGACCCCACAAAGCCCAGCGCGGCCGAGCTGTACGAGCCGGTTACGGGCACCTGGGCCGCGACGGGCTCAGTCACCACTGGGCGGGTGATCAGGCCCGCGGCGGTGCTGCTGCCCTCGGGCAAGGTGCTGCTCTCGGGAGGAGGCTACTCGACACCTGTGGCCGGGGCGGGTCTCTACGATCCGGCCTCTGGCACCTGGAGCAACACTGGGGCGATGAAGACGCCCCACGAGGGCCACAGGGTCACGGTGCTGCCCTCGGGCAAGGTCTTGGTGGTGGGGGGCAAGGGGAGCGGCGGGGTGCTGGCCACGGCGGAGCTGTACGACCCGGCCACGGGCACCTGGAGCCTTGCGGCCTTCATGGCCCAGGGCCGCACGGGACACACGCTCACCCTCTTGCCTTCCGGAAAGGTGCTCGTCACGGGCGGGCGCAATGACACCAGCACGTTCTCCACGGCGGAGCTGTATGACCCGGAGACGGACACCTGGAGCAGCGCGCCTCCCATGGCTGAGCCGCGCAGCGGCCATACGGCCACCTTGCTGCCCTCGGGCGAGGTGCTGATTGCGGGCGGGGCCAGCGATGAGCGCTCGCTCAACTCGTCGGAGCTCTACACGCCCTGA
- a CDS encoding aromatic ring-hydroxylating oxygenase subunit alpha: MSSREEPRTPGAPAGNISVVRLPNSWFILCTSRELGHKPISRMLQGTPLVLFRGAGGQPAALLDRCPHRNVPLSLGRVVGGQLQCGYHGWTFDSAGECRAIPGLSGDTRAKARCAASYAVREQDGFVWVYSTPGVVPTTEPYRFPLLDARGYSTVRRIVRAPGSLHAALENTLDVPHTAFLHGGLFRTAKKSNEIEVVVRRGSDRVEAEYIGEPRPKGLVGKVLAPGGGVVQHFDRFLLPSIAQVEYRIGDDSHLMVSSAMTPVSDWDTLIYAVVTFRLPIPHWLVKPFLTPVALHIFSQDARILKEQTETIHRFGTEMYVSSELDVLGPAILRLLRSVEREKQASSSEPVHETRLKMLV; encoded by the coding sequence ATGAGTTCCCGCGAGGAGCCACGTACGCCGGGGGCACCGGCCGGCAACATCTCGGTGGTCCGGCTGCCCAATAGCTGGTTCATCCTCTGTACATCGCGCGAGCTGGGCCACAAGCCCATCTCCCGGATGCTACAGGGTACTCCGCTCGTGCTCTTTCGAGGCGCGGGCGGGCAGCCCGCGGCGCTCTTGGATCGCTGTCCGCACCGCAACGTGCCGCTGTCGCTCGGCCGCGTCGTGGGCGGCCAGCTCCAGTGCGGCTACCACGGGTGGACCTTCGACTCGGCCGGCGAGTGCCGGGCCATCCCCGGCCTCTCCGGAGACACGCGCGCCAAGGCCCGCTGTGCCGCCTCGTACGCGGTGCGGGAGCAGGATGGCTTCGTGTGGGTCTACTCGACGCCCGGGGTGGTGCCCACGACGGAGCCCTATCGCTTCCCGCTGCTGGACGCGCGAGGCTACAGCACGGTGCGCCGCATCGTCCGGGCGCCCGGCTCGCTGCACGCGGCGCTGGAGAACACGCTCGACGTGCCGCACACCGCGTTTCTCCACGGCGGCCTGTTCCGCACCGCCAAGAAGAGCAACGAGATCGAGGTGGTGGTGCGGCGCGGCTCGGATCGGGTGGAGGCCGAGTACATCGGCGAGCCTCGTCCGAAGGGGCTGGTGGGCAAGGTGCTGGCACCGGGTGGAGGGGTGGTGCAGCACTTCGACCGGTTTTTGCTGCCGTCCATCGCTCAGGTGGAGTACCGCATCGGGGATGACAGCCACCTGATGGTGTCCTCGGCGATGACGCCGGTGTCGGACTGGGACACGCTCATCTACGCGGTGGTGACGTTCCGGCTGCCCATTCCGCACTGGCTGGTGAAGCCGTTCCTCACGCCGGTGGCGCTGCACATCTTCTCGCAGGACGCGCGCATCCTGAAGGAGCAGACGGAGACCATCCACCGCTTCGGCACGGAGATGTACGTCTCCTCGGAGCTGGATGTGCTGGGGCCCGCCATCCTCCGATTGCTGCGCTCGGTGGAGCGCGAGAAGCAGGCGTCCTCCTCCGAGCCGGTGCACGAGACCCGGCTCAAGATGCTCGTGTGA
- a CDS encoding heavy metal translocating P-type ATPase, with product MNHPHPPEKHSHAHSHAPVPAEGDTRPVDPVCGMKVNPEAPKGGTSEYEGHTYFFCNPKCREKFRAEPLKYLKPQAEPLLPAPAGTTYICPMDPEVRQDHPGACPKCGMALEPEAPVLETKTEYVCPMHPEVVQDHPGTCPKCGMALEPRTAVAEEKPDPELISMTRRFWVSLVLTVPGVFLGMSDLIPGQPVQRMFSPGLLAWVQLVLASPVVLWGGWPFFERGWASVRNRHLNMFTLIALGTGAAYLFSVFATLFPSTLPHAFTGHGGSIPVYFEAAAAITTLVLVGQVLELRARRATSGALRALLSLAPATARRIREDGQEEDIPLAHVHAGERLRVRPGEKVPVDGVVLEGRSAVDESMVTGESLPVEKAPGLKVTGGTVNGTGSLIMRAERVGRDTLLARIVQRVSEAQRSRAPIQRLADKVSALFVPAVIAVAVVTAIIWGMWGPEPRLAHALVNAVAVLIIACPCALGLATPISVVVGMGRGAQAGVLIRDAAALERLEKVDTLVVDKTGTLTEGKPRLVSVVPSAGFAEAQLLRLAASLERGSEHPLAAAIVAGAQERGVVLAQVQDFRSLTGQGVTGKVDGTAVALGNAALLAVLETDAGALSEQAESLRREGQTVVYVVAEGQPAGLLGVADPVKASTPEALALLRQEGLRVVMLTGDSRTTAEAVARRLSITEVVAEVLPEAKGDVVKKLQAEGRVVAMAGDGVNDAPALAQADVGIAMGTGTDIAMESAGVTLVKGDLRGIARARKLSQGTLRNIRQNLFFAFVYNMLGVPLAAGVLYPAFGLLLSPMIASAAMSLSSVSVITNALRLRKLSL from the coding sequence ATGAACCACCCTCACCCTCCTGAGAAGCATTCCCACGCCCACTCGCACGCTCCGGTACCGGCCGAGGGCGACACCCGGCCCGTGGACCCCGTCTGCGGCATGAAGGTGAACCCCGAGGCCCCCAAGGGAGGCACTTCCGAGTACGAGGGCCACACCTACTTCTTTTGCAATCCGAAGTGCCGGGAGAAGTTCCGCGCCGAGCCGCTGAAGTACCTGAAGCCCCAGGCGGAGCCACTCCTCCCCGCTCCGGCGGGGACGACGTACATCTGCCCGATGGACCCCGAGGTCCGGCAGGACCATCCGGGGGCCTGTCCGAAGTGCGGCATGGCGCTGGAGCCCGAGGCGCCCGTGCTGGAGACGAAGACGGAGTACGTCTGTCCCATGCACCCGGAGGTGGTGCAGGACCACCCGGGAACCTGCCCGAAGTGCGGCATGGCGCTGGAGCCGCGCACCGCCGTGGCCGAGGAGAAGCCTGACCCGGAGCTGATCAGCATGACGCGCCGGTTCTGGGTGTCGCTGGTGCTCACCGTGCCTGGGGTCTTCCTGGGGATGTCGGACCTGATTCCCGGGCAGCCGGTGCAGCGGATGTTCTCGCCGGGCCTGCTGGCGTGGGTGCAGCTCGTGCTGGCCTCTCCGGTGGTGCTGTGGGGCGGGTGGCCCTTCTTCGAGCGGGGCTGGGCCTCGGTGCGCAACCGGCACCTGAACATGTTCACGCTCATCGCGCTGGGCACGGGCGCGGCGTACCTCTTCAGCGTCTTCGCCACGCTCTTCCCGAGCACACTGCCGCACGCCTTCACTGGCCACGGAGGCAGCATCCCCGTCTACTTCGAGGCGGCCGCGGCCATCACCACGCTCGTGTTGGTGGGACAGGTGCTGGAACTGCGCGCGCGCCGTGCCACGTCGGGAGCGCTCCGGGCCCTGCTGAGCCTGGCGCCCGCCACGGCCCGCCGCATCCGTGAGGACGGACAGGAGGAAGACATCCCGCTGGCGCACGTGCACGCGGGGGAGCGGCTGCGCGTGCGTCCGGGCGAGAAGGTGCCCGTGGACGGAGTGGTGCTGGAGGGGAGGAGCGCGGTGGACGAGTCCATGGTGACGGGCGAGTCCCTGCCAGTGGAGAAGGCGCCGGGCCTGAAGGTGACGGGCGGCACCGTCAACGGGACGGGGAGCCTCATCATGCGGGCCGAGCGGGTGGGGCGGGACACCCTGCTGGCGCGCATCGTCCAGCGGGTGAGCGAGGCCCAGCGCAGCCGGGCGCCCATCCAGCGGCTGGCGGACAAGGTGTCGGCCCTCTTCGTGCCAGCGGTCATCGCGGTAGCGGTGGTCACGGCCATCATCTGGGGCATGTGGGGGCCAGAGCCTCGGCTGGCGCATGCGCTGGTGAACGCAGTGGCGGTGCTCATCATCGCCTGCCCGTGCGCGCTGGGTCTGGCTACGCCCATCTCGGTGGTGGTGGGCATGGGGCGAGGGGCGCAGGCGGGCGTGCTCATCCGGGACGCGGCTGCGCTCGAGCGGCTGGAGAAGGTGGACACGCTGGTGGTGGACAAGACGGGGACGCTCACGGAGGGCAAGCCGCGGCTGGTGTCGGTGGTGCCCTCGGCGGGCTTCGCGGAGGCGCAGCTGCTCCGGCTCGCCGCGAGCCTGGAGCGCGGCAGCGAGCACCCACTGGCTGCTGCCATCGTGGCCGGAGCGCAGGAGCGGGGCGTGGTGCTGGCGCAGGTGCAGGACTTCCGCTCGCTGACGGGCCAGGGCGTGACGGGCAAGGTGGATGGAACCGCCGTGGCGCTGGGCAACGCGGCGCTGCTGGCCGTGCTGGAGACGGATGCTGGCGCGCTGTCCGAGCAGGCCGAGTCGCTGCGGCGCGAGGGGCAGACGGTGGTCTACGTGGTGGCGGAGGGGCAGCCGGCCGGGTTGCTCGGGGTGGCGGATCCGGTCAAGGCGTCCACGCCCGAGGCGCTCGCGCTGTTGCGCCAAGAGGGCCTGCGGGTGGTGATGCTCACGGGGGACAGCCGCACCACAGCGGAGGCGGTGGCGCGCAGGCTGAGCATCACCGAGGTCGTGGCGGAAGTGCTCCCGGAGGCCAAGGGAGACGTGGTGAAGAAGCTCCAGGCCGAGGGCCGGGTGGTGGCGATGGCGGGAGACGGCGTCAACGACGCTCCGGCGCTCGCGCAGGCGGACGTAGGCATCGCCATGGGCACGGGGACGGACATCGCCATGGAGAGCGCGGGTGTGACCCTGGTGAAGGGAGACCTGCGAGGCATCGCCCGGGCGAGGAAGCTCAGCCAGGGCACGCTGCGCAACATCCGGCAGAACCTGTTCTTCGCTTTCGTCTACAACATGCTCGGAGTTCCTCTGGCGGCCGGTGTTCTCTATCCGGCGTTCGGTCTGCTCCTCAGTCCGATGATCGCCAGCGCGGCGATGAGCCTGTCCTCGGTGTCGGTCATCACCAACGCGCTGCGGCTGCGCAAGCTGTCTCTGTAG
- a CDS encoding YciI family protein, with protein MKYMLMMNHPGNGPYQIASWPKKDLQAHIAFMMQFSKKLTESGELVAGEGLSGPEQAKRVRAGKDGKPITDGVFPESKEFLAGFWIIDVDSPERAYAIAAEASAAPGPGGEPLNMSIEVRLVPSGPPKDLIG; from the coding sequence ATGAAGTACATGCTGATGATGAACCACCCTGGCAATGGGCCGTACCAGATCGCCAGCTGGCCCAAGAAGGACCTCCAGGCCCATATCGCCTTCATGATGCAGTTCTCCAAGAAGCTCACCGAGTCGGGCGAGCTCGTTGCCGGCGAGGGCCTCTCCGGCCCCGAGCAGGCCAAGCGCGTGCGCGCCGGCAAGGACGGCAAGCCCATCACCGACGGCGTCTTCCCCGAGTCCAAGGAGTTCCTCGCCGGCTTCTGGATCATCGACGTCGACTCCCCCGAGCGCGCCTACGCCATCGCCGCCGAGGCCTCTGCCGCCCCCGGCCCCGGCGGTGAGCCCCTCAACATGTCCATCGAAGTGCGCCTCGTCCCGAGCGGCCCGCCCAAAGACCTGATCGGATGA
- a CDS encoding RNA polymerase sigma factor has protein sequence MNPSLDTRTLHLLRDLAPQVLGAVIRRFRDFAASEDAVQEALIAATTQWPREGLPDNPRAWLIQVASRRITDQVRAEAARRHREQLVVSLVPPEEQLALAADEAGATERDDTLDLLFMCCHPTLSPSSAIALTLRAVGGLTTFEIAKAFLVPEATLAQRISRAKQTIKSSGVPFQQPTPEERTARLGAVMHVLYLIFNEGYTASSGPELHRSDLSNEAIRLTRMLHRLVPGDAEIEGLLAIMLLTDARRAARTGPSGELIPLDEQDRSLWDRSAIAEGVALVTTALSRGAVGPYQLQAAIAAVHDEAPSTEATDWAEILALYEVLQRMSDNPMVTLNCAIATAMVHGPAAGLERLDALSEDPRLEGHHRLDAVRAHLLERAGDLEGAITHYRRAAERTTSLSERNYLLTHAARLSETPT, from the coding sequence ATGAACCCCTCCCTGGACACCCGCACCCTGCACCTGTTGCGCGACCTCGCGCCGCAGGTGCTGGGCGCCGTCATCCGCCGGTTCCGCGACTTCGCCGCTTCGGAAGACGCGGTCCAGGAGGCCCTCATCGCCGCCACCACCCAGTGGCCGCGCGAGGGCCTCCCCGACAATCCGCGCGCATGGCTCATCCAGGTCGCCTCCCGCCGCATCACCGATCAGGTCCGCGCCGAGGCCGCCCGCCGACACCGCGAGCAGCTCGTGGTCAGCCTCGTGCCTCCCGAGGAACAGCTCGCCCTCGCCGCCGATGAGGCCGGCGCCACCGAGCGCGATGACACCCTCGACCTGCTCTTCATGTGCTGCCACCCCACGCTCTCGCCCTCCTCCGCCATCGCCCTCACGCTTCGCGCCGTCGGCGGCCTGACGACCTTCGAGATCGCCAAGGCCTTCCTCGTGCCCGAGGCCACCCTGGCGCAGCGAATCAGCCGCGCCAAGCAGACCATCAAGTCCTCCGGCGTCCCCTTCCAGCAGCCCACCCCCGAGGAGCGCACCGCACGCCTCGGCGCCGTGATGCACGTGCTGTATCTCATCTTCAACGAGGGCTACACCGCCTCATCGGGCCCCGAGCTCCACCGCAGCGATCTCTCCAACGAGGCCATCCGCCTCACGCGCATGCTCCACCGCCTCGTCCCCGGCGATGCCGAAATCGAGGGGCTCCTCGCGATCATGCTCCTCACCGACGCCCGGCGTGCCGCGCGAACCGGCCCCTCCGGCGAGCTCATCCCGCTTGACGAGCAGGACCGGAGCCTCTGGGACCGCAGTGCCATTGCCGAGGGCGTGGCGCTCGTCACCACCGCGCTGTCACGGGGCGCCGTCGGCCCCTATCAACTGCAGGCCGCCATCGCCGCCGTGCACGACGAGGCGCCCAGCACCGAGGCCACGGACTGGGCGGAGATCCTCGCGCTGTACGAAGTGCTGCAGCGCATGTCCGACAACCCGATGGTGACGCTCAACTGCGCCATCGCCACGGCGATGGTGCACGGTCCAGCCGCGGGCCTCGAGCGGCTCGATGCGCTCTCAGAGGATCCCCGCCTCGAAGGCCACCACCGCCTGGACGCGGTGCGCGCGCACCTGCTGGAGCGGGCCGGAGACCTCGAAGGCGCCATCACGCACTACCGGCGCGCCGCGGAGCGCACCACGAGCCTGTCGGAGCGCAACTACCTCCTGACGCACGCCGCCCGGCTCAGCGAGACTCCGACGTAG
- a CDS encoding DUF2378 family protein, producing MPNEKLVFAQSVEALFVRSLGPHLTSEGRRLLRGVGLDLSEPLRPSYSLEQWRTFLRVAAPDVFPRASPDAAYFGLGERYVQGYRQTAVGRASMALIAHLGPRGTLERVTHGARAGNNFNEARVKELGNREATLWMKNVSADNPFFACGFVAETLRGSGAAEIHVEPVAFDGISATFRITWEVASRRPVVAAAG from the coding sequence ATGCCGAACGAAAAGCTCGTCTTCGCTCAATCCGTGGAGGCCCTCTTCGTCCGGTCGCTCGGACCGCATCTGACGTCCGAGGGACGGCGCTTGCTGCGTGGCGTGGGGTTGGATCTCTCCGAGCCGCTGCGGCCCTCCTACTCGCTGGAGCAGTGGCGAACCTTCCTGCGCGTGGCCGCGCCGGATGTGTTCCCCAGGGCTTCGCCTGATGCCGCCTACTTCGGGCTGGGCGAGCGCTACGTGCAAGGCTACCGGCAGACGGCGGTGGGCCGCGCGAGCATGGCCCTCATCGCGCACCTGGGGCCTCGGGGCACGCTGGAGCGCGTCACCCATGGCGCTCGCGCGGGCAACAACTTCAACGAGGCCCGCGTGAAGGAGCTGGGCAACCGCGAGGCCACGCTCTGGATGAAGAACGTGTCCGCGGACAATCCGTTCTTCGCCTGTGGCTTCGTGGCGGAGACGCTGCGGGGCTCGGGGGCCGCGGAGATTCACGTGGAGCCCGTGGCGTTCGACGGCATCTCCGCCACCTTCCGCATCACCTGGGAGGTCGCCTCCCGGCGCCCGGTCGTTGCTGCTGCGGGGTGA
- a CDS encoding PLP-dependent cysteine synthase family protein, translating to MNPRAPCRPLPADGRFIQAIGPTPLVPVRLQEEGPTIWCKLEFLNPSGSTKDRIARYMLEKAWRLGELCPGGEVVEASSGSTSIALALASAQMGLKFTAVMPEGVTDERVLTIRAYGGDVVLVPRGEGIRAAIQRAAEFSQERKAFAPRQFENPDNAEAHRVWTGQEILSQVPGGLVHGVVSGVGTGGTVVGLYQAFAEAGCPVTPFVAKPISGMGSDMECCSFSSRVPGVVDGLSLLYRQADLPGLVELNVSDEVAMRTARALIKRGFPVGPSSGLNYAAAVEAAKRLGPGAQVVTVFPDRMERYFSTELIQPKS from the coding sequence ATGAACCCTCGCGCCCCTTGTCGCCCCCTGCCCGCCGATGGCCGCTTCATCCAGGCCATTGGCCCCACGCCGCTGGTGCCCGTCCGCCTGCAGGAGGAGGGGCCCACCATCTGGTGCAAGCTGGAGTTCCTCAACCCGAGCGGCTCCACCAAGGACCGCATCGCCCGCTACATGCTGGAGAAGGCGTGGCGGCTGGGCGAGCTGTGCCCCGGCGGCGAGGTGGTGGAGGCCTCGAGCGGCTCGACGAGCATCGCGCTGGCGCTGGCCTCGGCGCAGATGGGGTTGAAGTTCACCGCCGTCATGCCGGAGGGCGTCACGGATGAGCGCGTGCTCACCATCCGCGCCTATGGCGGCGATGTGGTGCTGGTGCCTCGGGGCGAGGGCATCCGGGCCGCCATCCAGCGCGCGGCGGAGTTCTCCCAGGAGCGCAAGGCCTTCGCGCCGCGCCAGTTCGAGAACCCGGACAACGCCGAGGCGCACCGGGTGTGGACGGGGCAGGAGATCCTCTCGCAGGTGCCGGGCGGGCTCGTGCACGGCGTGGTGAGCGGCGTGGGCACGGGTGGCACGGTGGTGGGCCTGTACCAGGCGTTCGCGGAGGCAGGCTGCCCGGTGACGCCGTTCGTGGCCAAGCCCATCTCCGGCATGGGCAGCGACATGGAGTGCTGCAGCTTCAGCTCGCGCGTGCCGGGCGTGGTGGATGGGCTGTCGCTGCTGTACCGGCAGGCGGACCTGCCGGGGCTGGTGGAGCTGAACGTCTCGGACGAGGTGGCCATGCGCACCGCCCGGGCGCTCATCAAGCGCGGCTTCCCGGTGGGGCCTTCGTCGGGCCTCAACTACGCGGCGGCAGTGGAAGCCGCCAAGCGCCTGGGGCCCGGCGCTCAGGTGGTGACGGTGTTCCCTGACCGCATGGAGCGCTACTTCTCCACCGAGCTCATCCAGCCCAAGAGCTGA
- a CDS encoding di-heme oxidoredictase family protein, whose translation MRGPGLALLVVWLASSACSPGDAPVPFPPEEEPAPSGPEPPPRHDFVEPGEELPGGATTVVDTSPEAFTHPAANLSVERRSEFLVGEAFFEVDWLVAPNARTDRDGLGPLYHAVSCLACHQRNGRGAPPSPGEGVLSLLVRMSVPGADAQGAPVPEPTYGDQLQPRAVAGVPPEASVQVRTTELPGAFEDGEPYALEAPEYVLTDLAHGPLRPDTRLSPRVAQPVFGLGLLAAVPEALLLEWADAEDANGDGISGRPNRVWNRRLGQTVLGRFGWKANQPNLEHQNAGALAGDMGLTSPLAPSESCTSAQAACLAAPNGGTPEVDARKLTALTFYTHVLGVPARQGVDVPRVLRGKELFHRAGCARCHRPSMETGALEGHPELSHQLIWPYTDLLLHDMGAGLADGREDFAASGQEWRTPPLWGLGRTAAVSGHTRLLHDGRARSVMEAILWHGGEAEASREHVRRLTREERTALLAFLESL comes from the coding sequence ATGAGAGGTCCGGGCCTGGCGCTGCTGGTGGTGTGGCTGGCGAGCTCCGCCTGCAGCCCGGGAGATGCCCCGGTTCCGTTTCCTCCCGAGGAAGAGCCCGCGCCGTCCGGACCCGAGCCGCCGCCCCGCCATGACTTCGTGGAGCCTGGCGAGGAGCTGCCAGGCGGCGCAACCACCGTGGTGGATACGAGCCCCGAGGCCTTTACCCATCCCGCGGCGAACCTCTCGGTGGAGAGGCGCTCGGAGTTTCTCGTGGGCGAGGCCTTCTTCGAGGTGGACTGGCTCGTGGCGCCCAACGCCCGGACGGATCGGGACGGGCTGGGCCCGCTCTATCATGCGGTCTCCTGTCTGGCGTGCCATCAGCGCAACGGGAGAGGCGCTCCGCCCAGTCCGGGGGAGGGCGTGCTCTCGTTGCTGGTGCGGATGAGTGTGCCGGGCGCGGACGCCCAGGGCGCTCCTGTGCCGGAGCCTACCTACGGAGATCAGCTGCAGCCCCGTGCCGTAGCGGGTGTTCCGCCCGAAGCCTCCGTGCAGGTGCGCACCACGGAGCTGCCGGGGGCCTTCGAGGACGGTGAGCCCTATGCGCTCGAGGCTCCCGAGTACGTCCTCACGGATCTGGCCCATGGCCCGCTGCGGCCCGACACGCGCTTGTCACCGCGGGTGGCCCAGCCGGTGTTCGGCCTTGGCCTGTTGGCGGCCGTGCCCGAGGCGCTCCTGCTGGAGTGGGCGGATGCCGAGGACGCGAACGGGGACGGCATCTCCGGCAGGCCCAATCGCGTGTGGAACCGGCGGCTCGGGCAGACCGTACTGGGGCGCTTTGGATGGAAGGCCAACCAGCCGAATCTGGAGCATCAGAATGCCGGTGCTCTGGCGGGCGATATGGGGCTCACTTCGCCGCTGGCGCCCAGTGAGTCCTGCACCTCCGCGCAGGCCGCGTGCCTCGCCGCGCCCAACGGTGGCACGCCCGAGGTGGACGCGCGCAAGCTGACGGCGCTCACCTTCTACACCCATGTCCTCGGAGTGCCCGCCCGCCAGGGGGTGGATGTGCCCCGGGTGCTGCGAGGCAAGGAGCTCTTTCACCGTGCCGGGTGCGCACGGTGCCATCGGCCATCGATGGAGACAGGCGCACTGGAGGGCCACCCCGAGCTGTCCCATCAGCTCATCTGGCCGTACACCGATTTGCTGCTGCATGACATGGGAGCGGGGCTGGCGGACGGACGCGAGGACTTCGCGGCCTCTGGACAGGAGTGGCGCACACCGCCGCTGTGGGGGCTGGGGCGAACAGCGGCCGTGAGTGGACACACGCGCTTGCTCCATGACGGGCGGGCCCGCTCGGTGATGGAGGCCATCCTCTGGCACGGAGGCGAGGCCGAGGCGTCACGCGAGCACGTCCGGCGGCTCACGCGCGAGGAGCGCACGGCCCTCCTCGCATTCCTCGAGTCCCTCTGA